The segment GTGTGACTGTGAGATCGCGCTGATCATCTTTAACTCGAGCAACAAACTGTTCCAATACGCGTCCACAGACATGGACAAGGTTCTGCTCAAGTACACCGAGTATAATGAACCTCACGAGTCCAGGACCAATAATGATATCGTTGAGGTAATCTTCAGTGCCATCAACATTTTCTTAAGACTTAATTATCTTTACTCTGTTCTTTGGCGTAGgggtattttatttattataattgtgcGAAAAAATGTTGGTAATTTGGATTAAGGTTTGAATTCTAATTGGAAGTTAAGGTTTCTTTTTTAAGATAGTGATTACTCTCCCGGTTCGAGCACGTGACACTCTTGGGATTTAAGGTTTCTCACCAGTTTTGAgtaaaagtagaagaaaacaaaaaacaaacttaaaaaaataaCGAGACAGACAAAAATTATTCCATCTTCTCGTATCAAGTTGCGCACTTTCCTGCCATGTTGTCCTTTAGCAATGGTTACGGGTAAAACATACACTCCAACAACACAGAACACGTAGCATGGGAGTTCGGACTCTCGGTTGTCGGGCGGCTCAGCATGACAAGCGAGTTCCTTCCGATAACATTCAGTTTAGATTCATTGTAATCTTAGTGTAAACTAGTGATGCATGGAAGTACCTAAGATGCTAAAGCAAGCATGTagagacaagatttttttttagtatattcaTGTGATAACGTAGCAGAGATGGCATGTAATATAATTTTAGATTTGTGTGTAATTTTATTTCTATCACAATTTGTTCATCAGTCATGGTTTGAATATTCATATTTTGGTGTTCAATTACTAAAAATGTGTCCgtaaatttttcttctttgtttcttttacttgatcattcttttcatcttccttcttactccccctcctctcacctctccccctccacctccacctccacctccacctcctcctccccttctcctcctcctcctcctcctcctcctcctcctcctcctcctcctcctcctcctcctcctcctcctcctcctcctctcccctcagtcTTTCCCTTTGCTTCAGAGAGAATTGAAATGTCATTCAAAATGAGAGATGGACAAGTTGACAAGTTAGTTACTGGTTTAGGGAAGGCAGCAGAGGTATTGGTGGTAGTGTTTGATACCGAGGGCGTGAAGTTGCATGACTCCACACGCGCCCTCGGCTGTATATAATGCATTTGGGTCTTAACtcaaaataaaattacatatatatatacgtgtgtgcgtgcgtatatatatatatatatatatatatatatatatatatatatatatatatatatatatatatatatatatatatatattatatacacacatgtatgtatatacacatgtatgtttatatatgtgtatgtatgtaggtatgtatatacacatggtaTATATTctgttagatagatatatttagtattattagtatacgtatatattatttgTCTACTGTGATAGCCAGTGTtcacattatgattatgatagtcatTATATTGCTGAGGTGAAGGTTGTTGGACAAATATCCCCCGCACAGTTAACCAGTGTGTGATGCATCCCCAGGAACGGAGGATCAGGTAAGACCTTCAGATTGAACAGTCTTAAGGATCCTAAAATCcgactttttcttgttttatttattttaagtctgtatttattttttctccaaaGGGTGGGTGTTGGAGTGGGGTTACTCTGTGGAGGaggtgtgggtaggggggggggattagtatgtatgttccttccttccgtctctcgggcttcttccccccccccccccccccctctctctctctctctctctctctctctctctctctctctctctctctctctctctctctctctctctctctctctctctctctctctctctctctctctctctccctccctccctctccctctccctctctcccaccccctccctccctccttcccacagaGTGATCTTAGCCTTAGACGATAATTAAGGCGGTGATTTACACCTGCCGGGAATTACGGGGTTGGGACtggccctgggggagggggaggggaggggccaggggagggagagggagagtcgtGATTACAACACCTTAGCGTGCAGTGTGCGGCCGCGATGATTACCGCTGATGTACGCCGTCCCTCAGGAGCCATTAACTTAAATTTCATCCTCTGCTCTACGATCTCGAAAAGCCGCCaccctcttcttctgttcctcctcgtcctccttcagtttccctttcttcttcttccccttctcccacctccttacTCTTGCTCCTGGTCTGGTTTTCCTCCctactactcctctccttcttcctcctccaccactatcaCCGTGCCTTCCCCGTAggttttctcttctatcttctcttccccttctagctctctctccttctctcctccccttcccttgcctctcttttcccctccttctctcctccccttctcttctctcactcttcctctcctcccctccctccccttacctctctcttcctctcctcctctccctcccccccttgcctctctcttcctctcctccaagctttctcccctcacttccttcccctcccctttgcctctctcttcctctcttttgctctcctcccctcccctcgcctctctccccaaCTAAAGCGAAGTTTTCGTATTCCtcagggggagtaggggaagagaaggtaTTTTTGGCCACTTCTTTTTGGCAGCGGCGCTCTAATGCTTTAACTACCGTGTTTCTAGGATAAAGACCAAAATTTACAAAGTATATCGGCCGTATTATGTACTAGTAACTCTCCCCACCCCGGCATTACAGCCATTACGTGTGATATATCGAGATCTATGGAAGGGGCAGACATAgttggggggtagtgggagggggaagtggggaggtcaGCATGattaggggaggggggcagggggaaggtcaGCACGGATTAGGAATAAAGTCGTAGTTTTTCTGCAGGACTTGTTACTCTGGCGTGTCGTcggttccccccctcccccctttctcttttggtCGGGGGAGAGTCGGGCAGCAGAGGTAACGGCAATTTAGGTGTATTCTTGCTTGCAAAATACACACAACGGTGGATTACAGGGAATGTGAGAAAATGGCATATTAAAGAGATGATTAGTTAATTGGCTCGCTTGACATATCGTGTTTCTCCGGCCACGTAAGAATGATGAATTCTTCAGATGTGTATgttttcccttcccattttctctttcgagGTAGTCCCCGTCTCCGCTTTGTACCTTGACATCTTTGTAGATTTTGATAATGGCCAGCCGACAGgagtaaaaaattataaaatagagGATTACTCCATATTCTTTAGactgtttcatttttattcacattTGACGGATATTACAGAGTGAGTTAGGTCTGGCGAatattatataattaaatttAAATGATCAGAGAATTCTGCCATTGTTTCGATCAGAACATTAGGATATGACTTCTTTTGACATCAAGTTCAGACTTCTCTTCTGCATAAGTCAGAATAATAATTTTCGAACACAAGAACTCAAGAACTCGGATGCCACGCGGAGGAAAGAAGTCGCGGCCAGACAATTAGAATTCGTCGACGCGGAGGCAACGAATAGATCTTGTAGGGCTGTATTGCGCAACGGAATGTCGGCTTTCCTCGCGCGGGTGCTTAGACTTGCATTCCGATGATCGTTGACTTTTCGTCTCCTCAAGTTCTTTTTTTATAATGTGAGAAAATTATTAGTATCAAAATATGAAAATCACGTCCTTGAGAAGCAGTTATGTAACGAGAGTTCAATGTAAAGGCCACAGCGCTTGCGAGATGTTTCACATgtaaataggagggagggactgaagaAGCCCCGGTAGGTCGGGTTCAGATGTaaccttttttcttattgtttttcgtttttcttccttcctctttgggCCGCACCAAGCCTACCCCTGCGTATGGATCAGCGTCGGCGGGGCGCAATGTGTAGGGTGTAGGTAATTAGTGGTAATGAGAGGTAAGTGGGTAATTACCGGGGAGGAAAGTAAGCCGATTAATAGTTGAATTCTTTTTGAAGTCCGGGGCTCCCGTCTTGAAGTGTGGACGGCGAGAAAAGGTTATATAATGCCCTGCCATAACCGCGTGTTGGATTAGGTCGCCGCTGTTCCTAATATGACTTCCCCATTTGCCAGTTTCAATGATGCAATGGTCGGATGGCTGCAGTATGTTGGGTGGGTGTGGTTGTATATTGAGTCTAGTGATTCTGAAGGTTATTTCCTGGTCGTTAAATGTGGGTCGCCATAGATGTTtcagaagaacaagagaagtcATAAAGGTGATTTTTATGGGATATTTACAACTGCAGGGCTTCTGCATCACACGCTGTCTGTAGGATGGGGTTATAGTGTCCACGCTGTCACCTCAGCAGTAGTTCCCGTTGATATTGTTAAAAGCACTTGTTTCTTATTAGGAATTTAACAGCAAATCTCGCATGCTGAATCTTTAATAACAACCTTTCGTTTCTTCCCTCTCGAACACGCAGGCTCTGAACAAAAAGGAACATAAGAATGGCTTACAGTCTCCCGACTCCCCAGACGGCGAGCAAGACTACACCCTGACCCCACGCACCGAGGCCAAGTACAACAAGATTGATGAGGAATTTACACTCATGATGCAGCGTAACCAGATCAACGGAGGCACTCGAGTGAGTTTAGAGTTCGTGTTGGGGAAGGGAATGGTGGATATTCTTGTGAATGTCAATTattgtgaaaatatatatttttgctctgatgtatattttgtattctgttatgcatatagatatttttGTACACTCCATGAACTCCGAAATTAATCTTGCCGACTGGCATTAAACTTAGCCCTATCTTGCGGCACAGCAACCGGTGGGACTGAACAACTACAACATGGCCGTGACCGTTCCCGTAAACAACACCGCGTATGACCCGGCCCTCATGCAGCCGTCGCCGCAAATGTCTCACGCCTCACTGTCCCCGCGCCCCGGATCCTCCAGTGGGATGCTGGACATGAACGGTTCCAACGGCTACCCCGGCTCGACGTCGCCTCTGCCCCAGGGAGGAGCGCCCTCGCCTGGACTCCTCTCTCGACCGCACTCCTCTAAGACCCACTCGCCTACCAGACCGAACCTCCGCGTCCACATCCCAAACCCTCAAGGACAGACGGTACGTTGCTGCTGCTCTTCTGATACTGTCCTGGTGTAGTCGTGAAGAAGAATTTACAAGTTTTTTACAGCATTTTTCTTGAAGTAATAATGTGTCTACACCTATATGTAGCAGACTAACCAATGCGTGTATCGTAGATTATAATTCTGTGTTCCGAATTCCAGCAGAATCCCCGGCCGGGCTCTCCCTCACTGAACACTCCTGTAGTATCACATCAGACGACAGCCGGAAACCCATCGACGACATACTCACCTCTCAACACGTTTCCACATCAGGACTTCCAGCTAAATTCAGACATTTCGCTTAACCCTCTCAATTCCCTCAATTCTCTTCATCAGGTAAGGACAGAAAAATACGTTGTTTTTAAGAATGTTGATGTATGTGATGTGGAAGAGTCGGTTTGATGATTGCATTAGTACATACTCAAACATCTGTTCTCGCCCGGAATATTTCTAAATGCTGTTCTCTCCCGCCAGTGGAACCCGGGCTCGTTGGGAATGTCACACTCTGGCTTGCCACACCTCAGCGTCAGTTCCTCGACTCCGCCACCAGCCTCGTCGCCGCCGGTAAGGATCAAATCAGAACCCATCAGTCCTCCACGAGATGCCAACTGCGTCCCCGCCTCCCACCTGCAAAGACCAGCATCCACAGACCCCGGCCACCTGTCACCCGCACCGCCGTCACACTTGGGTCCATCTTCCAACCATCCTGTGCACACACATTACAATACACTCTCAGGTAAGAAAAATGTGATTGATAGGTGAATTACATGATCTTATTTGTAGATTTCATCAGTGATTTACCGATCATATAATTAAATCAGAGTGCGACTGAAAGCGTCTAAATTTATGGATTAGTGATCGATTCCGTTTCTTTGCAGGCCATCTAACGCCAACATCACACGCATCGCCTGATGGAACCTCACACCACACCGAGTATGATACTCCGTTGAGCAAACGGCCGAGGCTGACAGAGGGCTGGACCACATAGTGAGGTGCAACGAGTGCCAGCACGTGCACCAGTGAGAGGACACTCAGTGCTGCGTGATCAGTGCCTGGCGGGCAGGGGGCGCCGTCCCCAGGGCCACACTAGCCCTCACAATCGTGCCCCCACCGCCTCTGCCTCTATGGACCACAACGGTTGTTAACTGTACAAAAAGACTTGGGGAGCAGAGTGTGTGTCCTTcgccatgtgtgtgagtgtcagtgccGCACTACCGTGACAGTGCCAAGAGAGGAGCTACAAGCCCTGCTCCCCGGCCTCCTGTGTTTGTGAATCAcattcccttactcccttctGCCAGTCCTGCCCCAGCCTGCCTAACTGCAACAGCCCTCCAGCCAATGGGAACTGGCATAAACGAGGTGAACTCTGTCCTTGGTAGCCTTAGTAATAAAGGCTGAGGGCTGTCATGGTCTGCTGCCTAGTAGCAGAGAGAAGCGATCCATTGCCAATCTGGTTTGAAGCAGGAATGTTCAGTAGCCGTCACATGCTTGAGTGAATTGTGCTGCTGGCCATCTTCTAGTTGGGGTTGCCTTCTATCCATCTGAGAGAAAGCCTCAGGATACATTCTGATCATCTGAAAGATGGATTTCAGATGGCTCCTGCTTGTCTCAAGAGATGGCTTCCAGATGCCTCCTGCCCATCTGAGAGATGACCTCAGGAAGCTTCCTGGCCAGTTGAAACAAACATTTTTCATTGCCATGGTAACATCATCTGCAGATCACAACTGTCTGTCACCACCACCTATGTACTTGTTAGTTCTGGCTCAATGTAAATAAGCAAAAGACatgattatttttactctttGTACATATTGGCCTATATGATAAGAATGCCTGGTACCTGTTGTGTGGTCGCGTTGGAGGTAGGGAGAGTCAGCCGCTGCTGCTTCCCAGGCCAGCCCATGCGGCCGCCTTCTGTACCTCTCGTATGGTCTTTCTTTGTACCTTGTGCCTCACCTTACTGTGTAAGAAGTTGTAGCCTCTAGTAACTGTGGACAGTAGTGCGTGGCCGGTGTGAGCTGCatcgtggtgtggtggtggtggcagactGGGGATGGCAGACTGGCGGTAGCAGCTGTGGGCATCACTAGGCCCTGTATGTGTGCCTTGCTGGCCGCCATCGTTCCTGCAGCTCCAGGTGGCCCAACAGCGCTGCCACCCACCGCTCTCCATGGCTGCTGCCACCCGCCACGGGGCTAGGCCCACAGGAAGGAGGAGCCAGCTGTACCATACCAAATACAACACTAACTGTCGATACATAAACATTTAGACTGTGTTGACTTAACGTTGTTTGTATAAATACAAAGTCTAGATTCTTAATAATTTATATGATACTGCTAATGTATAATTCTTCAAGAAATGTTTATAGTTATATTTGATTATAATAAATCAAAACACCTAGTTTCTAAGCAAAGACACTAAAACCCATTACCCTAAGCATATGTTGCACCTTGTCGTGGCGTGATCACCGTGTACCACAGGCCGGCGTGCTGGGGCTCTGTGGGCCTGGGGGTAGTGGGGCCTGGAAACTATTTTCCTCATACTCAtgcagtaaaagaaaaaggaagaaaatttatataaaaatgtatgttcaATGTAATATCAAACATTGTacattaaacaaaaaaagaaaaaaaaaaatgtacatgaaaactttcttgtaaaaaaaaaaaaaaaaaactaaaaaaaacaacaacaaaaaaactttgTAGAGGCCGACATTGACTTCCATTTGTAACCTGTCAAAAATAAaggggtttttgtttttgtaaatctCACAATGGCTCACCTTCAAAGAACATAAAGGATTGGTCTTATTGTACAAATATAAGGATATTACTAATATCTGTGATGTATATAGTGCAATTCAGTGGGTACCAGGTACTCCAGTAAACATGGATTGTACATGATCGATATTTTCTGAAAAGTCATGTACATTCTGTATCTACATAGCAGTGTGTAACTGTTTATGTATTGATAATCACCCCCATATGGATTACAAGTCATGTATTTTAACATTACTCATTGGGTTGGCTTTGGGCTTGAATGTTTTACTTCATATTCTTGTATCCAGTTTTAGTACGACTGACCCTTTATTCTATCTATATGGCTTCAAAAGAGCACAGGGAGAATCACTGTCCATATGATCATGGTGCATGTAATGGTTTATAAAGTATTATATAGAAGAAATAAAAGCTACCGCAGCCTGTCTCCCAAGGGAACGGGCCCAGAAGCATCTGGTCGCGATGAGGCCAGTATGACATTCTTTCGAGGCACATCCAGAagtccccaaacccccctcccccctaccagcAGCCCCCCGTCCTTATGTTCTGACATCAACAAGTTACATGTTTGTGTAGAATAAGtatactattaatatttttttgttagtGAAATAGAAGCATTTTGTGTGAATTTTGTCATGTTATTCAATAAAATGTGAATAACATAGGTATGAAACTGTTTATTTCccgtattatatattataatggaGTCACATATTTTGTAGaaaaaagggatggaaagaaatttgaaatactttcattttccaagaacatacaatagaaaaaatatttttgactAGCCTATCCTCAGATATCTATAGTAAAAAGGAACCAAATAGAAAATTATTCACATTAACAAAAAGTGAAAATGTTATATAAACtagtaataaacaacaataaaaaaaagctgCAAGACTACTGCAGTGTATGTTTGGTATGAAATTTCAGGAAAGACAATTTGGGGCTGATAAGTAGCAGCAACAATAAGACAAAATGAGAAGATTCCATATCAAATATGTGAAACATGTGTACACATGTTAGGCAATGAACTTCAACAGTTAAATAACAAGAGGAGAACTATAACCaatgtatctatacatttctGCACTGGAAGTGTTATCACTATTCAGCCAAGTAGAATCAAAATAATTTGCAAATGAGATGAGAATTTGTTCACTAGGAAAGACCTTTCTCCTTAGGAAAGAACTACCATCAGGAGTATCTAATAAGAACTGAGGCCAACAGATTGTCAAAATTAAATTTTTAATAGAATACATTTAGATTGTAAAAACATTCAAATGGAAAAACCTAGCGAATCATTTTCTACAAGTTTTGCAATTGCTGcagattttccttttaattttctaaaGTTAGACATTTGCATAATTTTGAACTATAAATTCCAATAAACTGCAACTTTTCTGTACTTTTAATCAGTAAGAAAATTTTGATTCATGTTATCAACATTAACTTCCAtgctataataaataaataaataacaaagaagaaagaaagaaaaaagaaaagaaaaagagagaaaaaaatgcatatgaaCCA is part of the Penaeus vannamei isolate JL-2024 chromosome 19, ASM4276789v1, whole genome shotgun sequence genome and harbors:
- the Mef2 gene encoding myocyte-specific enhancer factor 2 isoform X7 is translated as MGRKKIQISRITDERNRQVTFTKRKFGLMKKAYELSVLCDCEIALIIFNSSNKLFQYASTDMDKVLLKYTEYNEPHESRTNNDIVEALNKKEHKNGLQSPDSPDGEQDYTLTPRTEAKYNKIDEEFTLMMQRNQINGGTRQPVGLNNYNMAVTVPVNNTAYDPALMQPSPQMSHASLSPRPGSSSGMLDMNGSNGYPGSTSPLPQGGAPSPGLLSRPHSSKTHSPTRPNLRVHIPNPQGQTNPRPGSPSLNTPVVSHQTTAGNPSTTYSPLNTFPHQDFQLNSDISLNPLNSLNSLHQWNPGSLGMSHSGLPHLSVSSSTPPPASSPPVRIKSEPISPPRDANCVPASHLQRPASTDPGHLSPAPPSHLGPSSNHPVHTHYNTLSGHLTPTSHASPDGTSHHTEYDTPLSKRPRLTEGWTT
- the Mef2 gene encoding myocyte-specific enhancer factor 2 isoform X3 codes for the protein MGRKKIQISRITDERNRQVTFTKRKFGLMKKAYELSVLCDCEIALIIFNSSNKLFQYASTDMDKVLLKYTEYNEPHESRTNNDIVEALNKKEHKNGLQSPDSPDGEQDYTLTPRTEAKYNKIDEEFTLMMQRNQINGGTRPYLAAQQPVGLNNYNMAVTVPVNNTAYDPALMQPSPQMSHASLSPRPGSSSGMLDMNGSNGYPGSTSPLPQGGAPSPGLLSRPHSSKTHSPTRPNLRVHIPNPQGQTNPRPGSPSLNTPVVSHQTTAGNPSTTYSPLNTFPHQDFQLNSDISLNPLNSLNSLHQWNPGSLGMSHSGLPHLSVSSSTPPPASSPPVRIKSEPISPPRDANCVPASHLQRPASTDPGHLSPAPPSHLGPSSNHPVHTHYNTLSGHLTPTSHASPDGTSHHTEYDTPLSKRPRLTEGWTT
- the Mef2 gene encoding myocyte-specific enhancer factor 2 isoform X1; translation: MGRKKIQISRITDERNRQVTFTKRKFGLMKKAYELSVLCDCEIALIIFNSSNKLFQYASTDMDKVLLKYTEYNEPHESRTNNDIVEALNKKEHKNGLQSPDSPDGEQDYTLTPRTEAKYNKIDEEFTLMMQRNQINGGTRPYLAAQQPVGLNNYNMAVTVPVNNTAYDPALMQPSPQMSHASLSPRPGSSSGMLDMNGSNGYPGSTSPLPQGGAPSPGLLSRPHSSKTHSPTRPNLRVHIPNPQGQTQNPRPGSPSLNTPVVSHQTTAGNPSTTYSPLNTFPHQDFQLNSDISLNPLNSLNSLHQWNPGSLGMSHSGLPHLSVSSSTPPPASSPPVRIKSEPISPPRDANCVPASHLQRPASTDPGHLSPAPPSHLGPSSNHPVHTHYNTLSGHLTPTSHASPDGTSHHTEYDTPLSKRPRLTEGWTT
- the Mef2 gene encoding myocyte-specific enhancer factor 2 isoform X5 codes for the protein MGRKKIQISRITDERNRQVTFTKRKFGLMKKAYELSVLCDCEIALIIFNSSNKLFQYASTDMDKVLLKYTEYNEPHESRTNNDIVEALNKKEHKNGLQSPDSPDGEQDYTLTPRTEAKYNKIDEEFTLMMQRNQINGGTRQPVGLNNYNMAVTVPVNNTAYDPALMQPSPQMSHASLSPRPGSSSGMLDMNGSNGYPGSTSPLPQGGAPSPGLLSRPHSSKTHSPTRPNLRVHIPNPQGQTQNPRPGSPSLNTPVVSHQTTAGNPSTTYSPLNTFPHQDFQLNSDISLNPLNSLNSLHQWNPGSLGMSHSGLPHLSVSSSTPPPASSPPVRIKSEPISPPRDANCVPASHLQRPASTDPGHLSPAPPSHLGPSSNHPVHTHYNTLSGHLTPTSHASPDGTSHHTEYDTPLSKRPRLTEGWTT
- the Mef2 gene encoding myocyte-specific enhancer factor 2 isoform X8 translates to MGRKKIQISRITDERNRQVTFNKRKFGVMKKAYELSVLCDCEIALIIFSSSNKLYQYASTDMDKVLLKYTEYNEPHESLTNKNIIEALNKKEHKNGLQSPDSPDGEQDYTLTPRTEAKYNKIDEEFTLMMQRNQINGGTRQPVGLNNYNMAVTVPVNNTAYDPALMQPSPQMSHASLSPRPGSSSGMLDMNGSNGYPGSTSPLPQGGAPSPGLLSRPHSSKTHSPTRPNLRVHIPNPQGQTNPRPGSPSLNTPVVSHQTTAGNPSTTYSPLNTFPHQDFQLNSDISLNPLNSLNSLHQWNPGSLGMSHSGLPHLSVSSSTPPPASSPPVRIKSEPISPPRDANCVPASHLQRPASTDPGHLSPAPPSHLGPSSNHPVHTHYNTLSGHLTPTSHASPDGTSHHTEYDTPLSKRPRLTEGWTT
- the Mef2 gene encoding myocyte-specific enhancer factor 2 isoform X6; this translates as MGRKKIQISRITDERNRQVTFNKRKFGVMKKAYELSVLCDCEIALIIFSSSNKLYQYASTDMDKVLLKYTEYNEPHESLTNKNIIEALNKKEHKNGLQSPDSPDGEQDYTLTPRTEAKYNKIDEEFTLMMQRNQINGGTRQPVGLNNYNMAVTVPVNNTAYDPALMQPSPQMSHASLSPRPGSSSGMLDMNGSNGYPGSTSPLPQGGAPSPGLLSRPHSSKTHSPTRPNLRVHIPNPQGQTQNPRPGSPSLNTPVVSHQTTAGNPSTTYSPLNTFPHQDFQLNSDISLNPLNSLNSLHQWNPGSLGMSHSGLPHLSVSSSTPPPASSPPVRIKSEPISPPRDANCVPASHLQRPASTDPGHLSPAPPSHLGPSSNHPVHTHYNTLSGHLTPTSHASPDGTSHHTEYDTPLSKRPRLTEGWTT
- the Mef2 gene encoding myocyte-specific enhancer factor 2 isoform X4, giving the protein MGRKKIQISRITDERNRQVTFNKRKFGVMKKAYELSVLCDCEIALIIFSSSNKLYQYASTDMDKVLLKYTEYNEPHESLTNKNIIEALNKKEHKNGLQSPDSPDGEQDYTLTPRTEAKYNKIDEEFTLMMQRNQINGGTRPYLAAQQPVGLNNYNMAVTVPVNNTAYDPALMQPSPQMSHASLSPRPGSSSGMLDMNGSNGYPGSTSPLPQGGAPSPGLLSRPHSSKTHSPTRPNLRVHIPNPQGQTNPRPGSPSLNTPVVSHQTTAGNPSTTYSPLNTFPHQDFQLNSDISLNPLNSLNSLHQWNPGSLGMSHSGLPHLSVSSSTPPPASSPPVRIKSEPISPPRDANCVPASHLQRPASTDPGHLSPAPPSHLGPSSNHPVHTHYNTLSGHLTPTSHASPDGTSHHTEYDTPLSKRPRLTEGWTT
- the Mef2 gene encoding myocyte-specific enhancer factor 2 isoform X2 gives rise to the protein MGRKKIQISRITDERNRQVTFNKRKFGVMKKAYELSVLCDCEIALIIFSSSNKLYQYASTDMDKVLLKYTEYNEPHESLTNKNIIEALNKKEHKNGLQSPDSPDGEQDYTLTPRTEAKYNKIDEEFTLMMQRNQINGGTRPYLAAQQPVGLNNYNMAVTVPVNNTAYDPALMQPSPQMSHASLSPRPGSSSGMLDMNGSNGYPGSTSPLPQGGAPSPGLLSRPHSSKTHSPTRPNLRVHIPNPQGQTQNPRPGSPSLNTPVVSHQTTAGNPSTTYSPLNTFPHQDFQLNSDISLNPLNSLNSLHQWNPGSLGMSHSGLPHLSVSSSTPPPASSPPVRIKSEPISPPRDANCVPASHLQRPASTDPGHLSPAPPSHLGPSSNHPVHTHYNTLSGHLTPTSHASPDGTSHHTEYDTPLSKRPRLTEGWTT